The Ammoniphilus oxalaticus genome contains a region encoding:
- a CDS encoding N-acetylmuramoyl-L-alanine amidase: MYPIVWKPSPNFTPNVRSITTLPPTPPLIVLHTMAGFMAGTLAHFQNPTTQVSSHYGVGRNGEIHQYVKETDGAWTNGRVLKPTAPLILQRRGNPNRYTITIEFEGKDRGGTLDEAQYQAGLWLIKQIAARWQIPLTRDYIIGHNEIDSVNKVYCPGPLFPWTLLMKDLQTEKSLVSICDNGRPIAMGFIENGLTYAPIRKVAEALGYDVKWEELARRVNLRR; the protein is encoded by the coding sequence ATGTACCCGATTGTCTGGAAACCGAGCCCAAACTTCACACCCAATGTCCGTTCCATAACCACCCTGCCGCCCACTCCACCGTTAATCGTGTTGCATACGATGGCCGGTTTTATGGCGGGCACGCTCGCCCATTTTCAAAACCCAACGACCCAAGTGAGCAGCCATTACGGTGTCGGGCGCAACGGCGAGATCCATCAATACGTCAAAGAAACCGACGGCGCCTGGACGAACGGGCGGGTCCTGAAGCCAACCGCTCCGCTTATTTTACAGCGGCGCGGCAATCCGAATCGTTACACGATCACGATTGAATTTGAAGGAAAAGACCGCGGCGGCACGCTCGATGAAGCGCAGTACCAGGCGGGACTTTGGCTGATCAAACAGATCGCCGCCCGTTGGCAGATCCCGCTTACCCGCGATTACATCATCGGACACAACGAAATCGATTCCGTGAACAAAGTGTATTGCCCGGGTCCGCTTTTTCCATGGACCCTACTCATGAAAGATTTGCAAACAGAAAAATCGCTCGTTTCGATTTGTGACAATGGCCGCCCGATCGCGATGGGGTTTATTGAAAATGGACTGACCTACGCCCCGATCCGCAAAGTCGCGGAGGCGTTAGGCTATGACGTCAAATGGGAAGAACTCGCTCGACGTGTCAATTTAAGGAGGTGA
- a CDS encoding YvrJ family protein, whose amino-acid sequence MEHLDLIQWISNLGFPIFVSWYLLTRVESRIETLTASITAMTQAIQSQATAQKET is encoded by the coding sequence ATGGAACATCTGGACCTCATCCAGTGGATCAGCAACCTAGGTTTCCCCATCTTCGTTTCCTGGTATCTGCTCACCCGCGTTGAAAGCCGCATCGAAACACTCACCGCATCGATCACCGCAATGACCCAGGCGATCCAAAGCCAGGCCACTGCGCAAAAGGAAACGTAG
- a CDS encoding helix-turn-helix domain-containing protein, whose amino-acid sequence MSHHEKCTIAYVVKSLRLRQHYTRQQLSTLARVSIRSIEEIESGRRTSPRLQTLTYILVVLCEGKAVKADLTEWELLRALIESILKVSTYITYGRWELS is encoded by the coding sequence ATGAGTCATCATGAGAAATGCACAATTGCCTACGTCGTAAAGTCGCTTCGTCTCCGTCAACATTATACACGCCAACAGTTGTCTACACTTGCCAGAGTCAGCATCCGCTCGATCGAGGAAATCGAATCAGGCAGGCGCACAAGTCCAAGACTGCAAACGCTTACGTATATCCTAGTCGTTTTGTGCGAAGGCAAGGCTGTGAAGGCCGACCTCACCGAATGGGAGTTACTCCGCGCCCTGATAGAAAGCATTTTAAAAGTGTCTACTTACATAACATATGGACGGTGGGAGCTGTCCTAA
- a CDS encoding DUF2922 domain-containing protein, producing MPREIDETVIALYFAKDDGTTVKFEIPAAREDVTDAEVKQQMEEVLEIGADLFGIVSIKGAAITHRTVTPFDVQEA from the coding sequence ATGCCTCGTGAAATTGACGAAACCGTCATCGCTTTGTATTTTGCAAAAGACGATGGAACCACCGTGAAATTTGAAATTCCCGCCGCAAGGGAAGATGTCACGGACGCTGAAGTCAAACAGCAAATGGAAGAAGTCCTCGAAATTGGCGCCGATCTATTCGGCATCGTCTCGATCAAAGGAGCCGCGATCACGCATCGCACAGTCACACCATTTGATGTTCAAGAAGCTTAA
- a CDS encoding DUF1659 domain-containing protein: MMYTTKDNKQIKLGFLVGVSDLGKPIFKSRSYKNVNSEFATLDNVQAFGDALAVLSELPLDRVILATESEVIRM; the protein is encoded by the coding sequence ATGATGTACACGACAAAAGACAATAAGCAAATTAAGCTTGGGTTTCTCGTCGGAGTCAGCGATTTGGGCAAACCGATCTTCAAAAGCCGCTCATACAAAAACGTCAACTCCGAATTTGCGACATTGGATAATGTCCAAGCCTTTGGCGACGCCCTCGCCGTCCTATCTGAATTGCCGCTGGATCGCGTGATCTTAGCGACTGAATCCGAAGTCATTCGCATGTAA